The following are from one region of the Zonotrichia leucophrys gambelii isolate GWCS_2022_RI chromosome 1A, RI_Zleu_2.0, whole genome shotgun sequence genome:
- the LOC135460099 gene encoding collagen alpha-1(IV) chain-like: MRQVNNFLGGTGRLLYLIKLQAQCRGKEGNNESQNERRRGDGTAGNGVAAAQRHLPMEGPRSDVPSCGTAPGSGAPGGNPGVSCRGLAAAPGAPRAAAVEAELRSMPAQGRGDRAGPGGLPAAGQPRGWRGQQDFVGLYRNRRKGKANFPVGEASGTGSHAPRRSIPGSPGKPSAPAFPEPLPRTGRGPRCRHACAPSARMGTKEASLPRLKGVPTPFAALLGRASSRR, encoded by the coding sequence ATGCGCCAGGTGAACAACTTTCTGGGCGGAACCGGGCGTTTGTTGTATCTCATCAAGCTGCAAGCACAGTGCCGGGGGAAAGAAGGCAACAACGAGTCCCAGAATGAGCGGCGTCGGGGCGAtgggacagcagggaatgggGTGGCGGCAGCACAACGACACCTGCCCATGGAGGGGCCGCGGAGCGATGTTCCCTCCTGCGGGACGGCGCCAGGCAGCGGCGCTCCGGGCGGGAATCCCGGGGTCTCCTGCCGGGGCctcgccgccgctcccggcgcccCACGTGCTGCCGCTGTCGAGGCTGAGCTCCGGTCAATGCCTGCCCAGGGCCGGGGGGACAGGGCCGGCCCGGGCGGGCTCCCCGCGGCCGGACAGCCCCGCGGATGGCGAGGGCAGCAGGATTTCGTTGGCCTTTACCGCAATCGTCGCAAAGGCAAGGCAAATTTCCCCGTGGGGGAAGCGAGCGGGACCGGCTCTCACGCTCCCCGCcgcagcatccctgggagtcCCGGGAAGCCGAGCGCCCCGGCCTTCCCAGAACCCCTTCCCAGAACGGGCCGGGGTCCCCGATGTCGGCATGCCTGTGCGCCCTCGGCTCGGATGGGCACGAAAGAAGCGTCCCTACCTCGCCTCAAAGGGGTGCCGACACCTTTCGCTGCTCTCTTGGGCAGAGCCAGCTCCCGTCGCTAG